In one Nicotiana sylvestris chromosome 8, ASM39365v2, whole genome shotgun sequence genomic region, the following are encoded:
- the LOC104232268 gene encoding calcium-transporting ATPase 9, plasma membrane-type-like, whose amino-acid sequence MAGIDGLRKVLSIPEPVGTKVAKESSDIIILDDNFASVVKVVRWGRSVYANIQKFIQFQLTVNVAALIINVVAAVSAGDVPLNAVQLLWVNLIMVTLGVLALATEPPTDHLMRRAPVGRRELLVTNIMWRNLLIQVK is encoded by the exons ATGGCTGGGATTGATGGCTTGCGAAAAGTTTTAAGTATTCCAGAACCAGTAG GAACAAAAGTTGCCAAAGAAAGTTCAGATATCATCATCCTGGATGACAATTTTGCTTCTGTTGTGAAG GTTGTCCGATGGGGCAGATCCGTATATGCTAACATCCAGAAATTCATCCAGTTTCAGCTAACTGTTAACGTTGCTGCTCTTATAATTAATGTTGTTGCTGCAGTTTCTGCTGGTGATGTCCCATTGAATGCTGTTCAG CTACTTTGGGTAAATCTTATTATGGTCACCTTGGGTGTGCTTGCACTGGCCACAGAACCACCAACTGATCATCTAATGCGTCGAGCTCCTGTTGGTCGAAG GGAACTTCTCGTCACCAATATAATGTGGAGAAACCTATTAATACAGGTAAAATGA